The Vicia villosa cultivar HV-30 ecotype Madison, WI linkage group LG1, Vvil1.0, whole genome shotgun sequence genome includes a region encoding these proteins:
- the LOC131648987 gene encoding protein argonaute 10-like encodes MIIFGADVTHPENGEDTSPSIAAVVTSPDWPEVTKYAGLVCAQAHRQELIQDLYKTWHDPVRGTVSGGMIRDGVSEGQFYQVLLYELDAIRKACASLEPNYQPPVTFIIVQKRHHTRLFPNNHRDRNNTDKSRNILPGKLRIPKMHLCIS; translated from the exons ATGATAATTTTTGGAGCAGATGTTACGCACCCTGAAAACGGAGAAGACACTAGCCCCTCAATAGCAGCT GTTGTAACATCCCCAGATTGGCCTGAAGTGACAAAATATGCTGGCTTAGTGTGTGCTCAAGCTCACAGACAGGAACTTATACAAGATTTATATAAAACATGGCATGATCCTGTTCGCGGCACTGTTAGTGGCGGCATGATAAG GGATGGTGTAAGTGAAGGACAATTTTACCAAGTTTTACTTTACGAGTTGGATGCAATCCGGAAG GCATGTGCTTCCTTAGAACCAAACTATCAGCCTCCAGTAACTTTCATCATTGTACAAAAACGACACCATACTCGGTTATTTCCAAACAACCATAGGGACAGGAATAACACagataagagtagaaatatattGCCTGGTAAGCTCCGCATTCCTAAAATGCATTTGTGCATAAGTTAG